The DNA segment AACCCGTCGCACACGGCGATCGTGTTAAACTCGAAGGCCAATCCTCCTTTCCTGGCGATGCCTCGAGCCGCGGCGGATGCGAGGGATTTGAGATGCATATGTCCAGGCACCAACGTCGTGTAACTGTTGACGACTCCGATGAAGGGAGCGTCAACCTCCCTTTCAGTTACCCCTAACGCCTTCAGCAACGCTCTATGCGGAGCCCTCCCCACACCCTTTTTGACGACGTCGCTTCTCATCTTAACAGGCCTCAAGGATTAAAATGGTCGGCGAAGTGATTTAAAGCCATTACATCATAGGAATAATCATCCGTTAAGAGGTGATTCACCTATAAACTGGCGTAAGCCCATGTACATGAGCAATGACCCCAGTTTAAACAGGTGGTTGAAGGGTCGAGTTATAATTGGGGCAAGCGGGTTAACGGTCCTTAAGTTTGATGGATAGAAAGATTTAATAGCATGAGCAGGTTTGAAAGAAGGCTTGTAGGGACGGGTATTGGAAGCCATACCTTTAATCCAGGTTCAATGTGGAATCCGCAGCCGGATTCTCGTAACCTTGTCCCTAGTAGTAATCCTTTGAACCTTCCCTACCATCGTTGTAGGGGGGTGTGTTTCTGAAAAACATTTGTTACATTGGTGAGTATGTTGGTTGTGATGTCCGGTGCGAGGGCGTTGATGGAGGCCCTAAAGAGGGAGAAGGTAAAGGTTGTGTTCGGAATCCCAGGCGGCGCGAACCTACCCATATACGACGAGCTTCTCAACCACGATGTAAGGCATGTTTTGGCTAGGCATGAGCAATGCGCCGCTCATATGGCTGATGGCTACGCTAGGGCCAGCGGGTGGGCGGGGGTTTGCTTCGCGACCTCAGGACCTGGAACCACGAACCTAGTGACCGGAATCGCCAACGCCTACATGGATTCCTCCCCAGTTATCGCTGTTACAGGCCAGGTTTCGAGGCCGTTCATCGGGCGGGACGCCTTCCAGGAAACTGACGCCATAGGCATCACGGCGCCCATTACTAAGCATAACATCCAGCCCAGTAAGGCGTCGGAAATCCCCTTAGCGATCAGGACGGCGTTTTACGTCGCCACCACTGGGAGACCTGGCCCAGTGTTAATCGACATACCGAAAGACGTTCAAACAGAGGTTGAAGAAGTGGAGTTTCCGGAGAAGGTTAAGATTAGAGGATACACGCCGTATCCGCCGATCGATCCCCAGTTGGTTCACCAAGCTGTTGCCTTAATCGCGAACTCTAGGAAACCGGTCATCCTGGCCGGGGGAGGCGTTAAATACTCAAACGCCTCCAAGGGGTTGTTGGAGCTCAGCGAAACCTTAATGGCGCCTGTGGCCACAAGCTTCATGGGGAAGGGCGCTTTCCCAGAAGATCACCCGCTCTCCATCGGAATCGTGGGGATGCATGGCAACCCTGTGGCCAACAAGCTAGTCCAGGAAGCTGACCTGTTGATAGGTGTGGGGTTCAGGTTCTCCGACAGGACGACTGGAAAGGTTGGGGAGTTCTGCTCTGACGCGAAGCTTATCCACATAGACATCGACGAGGCTGAGATCGGTAAAAACAAAAGGGTGGACGCGGCCATCGTAGGGGACGCAGGCGAAGCCTTATCCATGATGCTGAAACAGATCAGGGAAGGCGGCTTCAAGGCCTCGGAGGATTGGGGGAGGAGGCTTGAGGAGGTGAAGAGTCAACTCCAAGCAGAGGAGGAAGGTGAAGGCGGTTTAAAGCCACCCGCGGTTATTAAGGAGATGCGGAGGCTTCTTCCCCGAAACGCCATCGTGACCACGGAGGTGGGTCAAAACCAGATGTGGGCCTCCCTGCACTTTAAAGCCTACATGCCTAGAACGTTCATCAGCTCCGGCGGCTTAGGGACGATGGGCTTCGGCTTCCCAGCGGCCATCGGCGCTAAGGTTGCGGTTCCAGAAGTCCCGGTTGTCGACATAGCGGGAGACGGAAGCTTCGCCATGACTGAGAACTCCCTAGCCACTTCTGTGGCTGAAAACATACCGGTCATCGTGGTGATCTTGAATAACAGGATGCTGGGCATGGTGGCTCAGTGGCAACGATTGTTCTACGATAGGCGTTACTCCGCTGTGAAGCTGGATAAACCGGACTTCGTGAAGCTGGCTGAA comes from the Candidatus Bathyarchaeia archaeon genome and includes:
- the ilvB gene encoding biosynthetic-type acetolactate synthase large subunit; translated protein: MLVVMSGARALMEALKREKVKVVFGIPGGANLPIYDELLNHDVRHVLARHEQCAAHMADGYARASGWAGVCFATSGPGTTNLVTGIANAYMDSSPVIAVTGQVSRPFIGRDAFQETDAIGITAPITKHNIQPSKASEIPLAIRTAFYVATTGRPGPVLIDIPKDVQTEVEEVEFPEKVKIRGYTPYPPIDPQLVHQAVALIANSRKPVILAGGGVKYSNASKGLLELSETLMAPVATSFMGKGAFPEDHPLSIGIVGMHGNPVANKLVQEADLLIGVGFRFSDRTTGKVGEFCSDAKLIHIDIDEAEIGKNKRVDAAIVGDAGEALSMMLKQIREGGFKASEDWGRRLEEVKSQLQAEEEGEGGLKPPAVIKEMRRLLPRNAIVTTEVGQNQMWASLHFKAYMPRTFISSGGLGTMGFGFPAAIGAKVAVPEVPVVDIAGDGSFAMTENSLATSVAENIPVIVVILNNRMLGMVAQWQRLFYDRRYSAVKLDKPDFVKLAEAYGAQGLRPQSLEEFREAFKKALKCDVTTVIDVPIDPEEDVMPMIPPGGGLKDMIEVA